From the genome of Vulpes lagopus strain Blue_001 chromosome 2, ASM1834538v1, whole genome shotgun sequence, one region includes:
- the EXOC3L2 gene encoding exocyst complex component 3-like protein 2 isoform X2 — MPILKSLGVADSKVPRAGTLPLRSSRNPFEEVPGLEEEEVGELGTLPNGTSCRRRRATLEKLAGLSPFRLGWTPGRRVGSPGDGPPRSFLGRMLTPGIRRSSADFGLLARLQGTRAQGDEEAAGEAARRLAFLRLGRGPKPHRASLAERVVPAGEAAPEPPPKVPEPPKMKEPLSVLEILSLIQQRELARADEHILELEAEELASSGGGAPGPPAAEGAGGGRRARDVALLYEALQRELWALVRETLAGPGPGAGAGAGVVAQLGQVLLQEEAADGRRGPGAARKLRVRWAEAVGRAARERLEAAAPGAPGGLAGQLEALRARLLEDMGVVRGRLAPAYPAGLGAFGVYLRGYHGALAEWLGAAARRRLPLGDRYALLHWHNQVYPREVLGLVDLVALENGELGPLLSPGTLRGLEDECVTDVKAQTRAALLRVLQENEEHWARTEDRPSSLAQDVCELLEEHTERAPRISQEFGERMAHCCLGGLAEFLQSFQQRVERFHENPGVRELLPDTYISRTISLVNCGPPLRALAERLARVGPPESEPAREAAASALDRVTRLCHRVLADLLFQELQPYFNKLMRRKWLNSPEALDGIVGTLGAQALALRRMQDEPYQALVAELHRRALVEYVRPLLRGRLRCRSARTRSRVAGRLREDAAQLQRLFRRLESQASWLDAVVPHLAEVLQLEDTPSIQVEVGVLVRDYPDIRRKHVAALLDIRGLHNTAARQEILAVARDLELSEGGALPPPRDRAFFSDISVPRPPFCLGLPPFPGRLPLGRLARPGLACLPRLRPPSPSRPPSQR, encoded by the exons ATGCCCATCCTGAAGAGTCTAGGGGTGGCCGACTCTAAGGTGCCCCGGGCAGGGACCCTGCCCCTGAGGTCTTCTCGAAACCCCTTTGAGGAAGTTCCAGGACTGGAAGAAGAGGAGGTTGGGGAGCTGGGGACCCTGCCCAATGGAACGTCTTGTCGCCGCCGCCGGGCCACTCTGGAGAAGCTGGCTGGCCTGTCCCCCTTCCGGTTGGGCTGGACCCCTGGCCGGCGGGTAGGCAGCCCCGGAGATGGGCCGCCCCGCTCTTTCCTGGGCCGCATGCTGACGCCAGGGATACGCAGGAGCTCTGCAGATTTTGGCCTCCTGGCCAGGCTTCAGGGGACCCGAGCCCAGGGCGACGAGGAGGCGGCCGGGGAGGCTGCCCGGAGACTGGCCTTCCTGAGACTGGGACGTGGGCCCAAGCCCCACCGTGCGTCACTGGCTGAGAGGGTGGTGCCCGCAGGCGAGGCGGCCCCTGAGCCCCCGCCCAAGGTCCCTGAGCCCCCAAAGATGAAGGAGCCTCTGTCAG TGCTGGAGATCCTGAGCCTGATCCAGCAGCGCGAGCTCGCCCGAGCCGACGAGCACATCTTGGAGCTGGAGGCCGAGGAGCTGGCGTCGTCGGGGGGCGGCGCGCCCGGGCCTCCCGCGGCCgagggcgcgggcggcggccgcCGGGCGCGGGACGTGGCGCTGCTCTACGAGGCCCTGCAGCGCGAGCTGTGGGCGCTGGTGCGCGAGACGCTGGCGGGCCccgggccgggcgcgggcgcCGGGGCGGGCGTCGTGGCGCAGCTGGGCCAGGTGCTGCTGCAGGAGGAGGCGGCCGACGGGcgccgggggcccggggcggcccGCAAGCTGCGCGTCCGCTGGGCCGAGGCGGTGGGGCGCGCGGCGCGGGAACGCCTGGAGGCGGCGGCgcccggggcgcccgggggcctGGCGGGGCAGCTGGAGGCGCTGCGGGCGCGGCTGCTGGAGGATATGGGCGTGGTGCGGGGCCGCCTGGCGCCCGCCTACCCCGCCGGCCTGGGCGCCTTCGGCGTCTACCTGCGCGGCTACCACGGCGCGCTGGCCGAGTGGCTCGGGGCCGCCGCCCGCCGGAGGCTGCCGCTGGGCGACCGCTACGCGCTGCTGCATTGGCACAACCAGGTGTACCCCAG AGAGGTCCTAGGGCTGGTGGACCTGGTAGCCCTGGAGAATGGAGAGCTCGGGCCCCTGCTGTCTCCTGGCACCCTGCGGGGCTTGGAGGATGAATGTGTCACAGACGTGAAG GCTCAGACACGAGCAGCCCTCCTTCGAGTGCTGCAGGAGAATGAGGAGCACTGGGCGAGGACAGAGGACCGGCCCAGCAGCCTGGCACAGGACGTGTGTGAG CTGCTAGAAGAGCATACAGAGCGAGCACCCCGCATCAGCCAGGAGTTTGGGGAGCGGATGGCCCACTGCTGCCTGGGGGGGCTAGCAGAATTCCTGCAGAG CTTCCAGCAGCGGGTGGAGCGATTCCATGAGAATCCAGGAGTTCGGGAACTGCTACCTGACACCTACATCAGCAGGACCATCTCCCTGGTCAACTGTGGGCCCCCCCTGAG GGCTCTGGCAGAGCGCCTGGCCCGGGTGGGCCCTCCCGAAAGTGAGCCGGCCCGGGAAGCAGCAGCCAGCGCTCTGGACCGTGTGACCCGGCTCTGCCACCGAGTCCTGGCTGACCTGCTGTTCCAGGAGCTGCAG CCCTACTTCAACAAGTTGATGCGCAGGAAGTGGCTGAACAGCCCGGAGGCCCTGGATGGCATCGTGGGCACGCTGGGCGCTCAGGCCCTGGCGCTGCGCAGGATGCAGGATGAGCCCTACCAG GCGCTGGTGGCCGAGCTGCACCGGCGGGCGCTGGTGGAGTACGTGCGGCCCCTGCTCCGCGGGCGCCTGCGCTGCCGCTCGGCACGGACCCGCAGCCGCGTGGCCGGGAGGCTCCGGGAGGACGCGGCGCAGCTGCAGCGGCTGTTCCGGCGGCTG GAGTCCCAGGCTTCGTGGCTGGACGCCGTGGTGCCCCATCTGGCCGAAGTCCTGCAGCTGGAAGACACGCCCAGCatccaggtggaggtgggggtgctggtGCGGGACTACCCAGACATCAG GCGGAAGCACGTGGCGGCCCTCCTGGACATCCGTGGCCTGCACAACACAGCCGCCCGCCAGGAGATCCTGGCCGTGGCCCGGGACCTGGAACTGTCGGAGGGGGGAGCCCTGCCACCCCCTCGGGACCGCGCCTTCTTCTCCGACATCTCCGTGCCCCGCCCGCCCTTCTGCCTCGGCCTCCCTCCCTTCCCGGGCCGCCTTCCCCTCGGCCGGCTGGCCAGGCCTGGTTTGGCCTGTTTGCCCCGGCTTCGGCCTCCGTCCCCATCGCGGCCCCCCAGCCAACGCTGA
- the EXOC3L2 gene encoding exocyst complex component 3-like protein 2 isoform X1: MPSEFRSLPAKMPILKSLGVADSKVPRAGTLPLRSSRNPFEEVPGLEEEEVGELGTLPNGTSCRRRRATLEKLAGLSPFRLGWTPGRRVGSPGDGPPRSFLGRMLTPGIRRSSADFGLLARLQGTRAQGDEEAAGEAARRLAFLRLGRGPKPHRASLAERVVPAGEAAPEPPPKVPEPPKMKEPLSVLEILSLIQQRELARADEHILELEAEELASSGGGAPGPPAAEGAGGGRRARDVALLYEALQRELWALVRETLAGPGPGAGAGAGVVAQLGQVLLQEEAADGRRGPGAARKLRVRWAEAVGRAARERLEAAAPGAPGGLAGQLEALRARLLEDMGVVRGRLAPAYPAGLGAFGVYLRGYHGALAEWLGAAARRRLPLGDRYALLHWHNQVYPREVLGLVDLVALENGELGPLLSPGTLRGLEDECVTDVKAQTRAALLRVLQENEEHWARTEDRPSSLAQDVCELLEEHTERAPRISQEFGERMAHCCLGGLAEFLQSFQQRVERFHENPGVRELLPDTYISRTISLVNCGPPLRALAERLARVGPPESEPAREAAASALDRVTRLCHRVLADLLFQELQPYFNKLMRRKWLNSPEALDGIVGTLGAQALALRRMQDEPYQALVAELHRRALVEYVRPLLRGRLRCRSARTRSRVAGRLREDAAQLQRLFRRLESQASWLDAVVPHLAEVLQLEDTPSIQVEVGVLVRDYPDIRRKHVAALLDIRGLHNTAARQEILAVARDLELSEGGALPPPRDRAFFSDISVPRPPFCLGLPPFPGRLPLGRLARPGLACLPRLRPPSPSRPPSQR; this comes from the exons ATGCCTTCTGAGTTCAG GTCCCTGCCTGCCAAAATGCCCATCCTGAAGAGTCTAGGGGTGGCCGACTCTAAGGTGCCCCGGGCAGGGACCCTGCCCCTGAGGTCTTCTCGAAACCCCTTTGAGGAAGTTCCAGGACTGGAAGAAGAGGAGGTTGGGGAGCTGGGGACCCTGCCCAATGGAACGTCTTGTCGCCGCCGCCGGGCCACTCTGGAGAAGCTGGCTGGCCTGTCCCCCTTCCGGTTGGGCTGGACCCCTGGCCGGCGGGTAGGCAGCCCCGGAGATGGGCCGCCCCGCTCTTTCCTGGGCCGCATGCTGACGCCAGGGATACGCAGGAGCTCTGCAGATTTTGGCCTCCTGGCCAGGCTTCAGGGGACCCGAGCCCAGGGCGACGAGGAGGCGGCCGGGGAGGCTGCCCGGAGACTGGCCTTCCTGAGACTGGGACGTGGGCCCAAGCCCCACCGTGCGTCACTGGCTGAGAGGGTGGTGCCCGCAGGCGAGGCGGCCCCTGAGCCCCCGCCCAAGGTCCCTGAGCCCCCAAAGATGAAGGAGCCTCTGTCAG TGCTGGAGATCCTGAGCCTGATCCAGCAGCGCGAGCTCGCCCGAGCCGACGAGCACATCTTGGAGCTGGAGGCCGAGGAGCTGGCGTCGTCGGGGGGCGGCGCGCCCGGGCCTCCCGCGGCCgagggcgcgggcggcggccgcCGGGCGCGGGACGTGGCGCTGCTCTACGAGGCCCTGCAGCGCGAGCTGTGGGCGCTGGTGCGCGAGACGCTGGCGGGCCccgggccgggcgcgggcgcCGGGGCGGGCGTCGTGGCGCAGCTGGGCCAGGTGCTGCTGCAGGAGGAGGCGGCCGACGGGcgccgggggcccggggcggcccGCAAGCTGCGCGTCCGCTGGGCCGAGGCGGTGGGGCGCGCGGCGCGGGAACGCCTGGAGGCGGCGGCgcccggggcgcccgggggcctGGCGGGGCAGCTGGAGGCGCTGCGGGCGCGGCTGCTGGAGGATATGGGCGTGGTGCGGGGCCGCCTGGCGCCCGCCTACCCCGCCGGCCTGGGCGCCTTCGGCGTCTACCTGCGCGGCTACCACGGCGCGCTGGCCGAGTGGCTCGGGGCCGCCGCCCGCCGGAGGCTGCCGCTGGGCGACCGCTACGCGCTGCTGCATTGGCACAACCAGGTGTACCCCAG AGAGGTCCTAGGGCTGGTGGACCTGGTAGCCCTGGAGAATGGAGAGCTCGGGCCCCTGCTGTCTCCTGGCACCCTGCGGGGCTTGGAGGATGAATGTGTCACAGACGTGAAG GCTCAGACACGAGCAGCCCTCCTTCGAGTGCTGCAGGAGAATGAGGAGCACTGGGCGAGGACAGAGGACCGGCCCAGCAGCCTGGCACAGGACGTGTGTGAG CTGCTAGAAGAGCATACAGAGCGAGCACCCCGCATCAGCCAGGAGTTTGGGGAGCGGATGGCCCACTGCTGCCTGGGGGGGCTAGCAGAATTCCTGCAGAG CTTCCAGCAGCGGGTGGAGCGATTCCATGAGAATCCAGGAGTTCGGGAACTGCTACCTGACACCTACATCAGCAGGACCATCTCCCTGGTCAACTGTGGGCCCCCCCTGAG GGCTCTGGCAGAGCGCCTGGCCCGGGTGGGCCCTCCCGAAAGTGAGCCGGCCCGGGAAGCAGCAGCCAGCGCTCTGGACCGTGTGACCCGGCTCTGCCACCGAGTCCTGGCTGACCTGCTGTTCCAGGAGCTGCAG CCCTACTTCAACAAGTTGATGCGCAGGAAGTGGCTGAACAGCCCGGAGGCCCTGGATGGCATCGTGGGCACGCTGGGCGCTCAGGCCCTGGCGCTGCGCAGGATGCAGGATGAGCCCTACCAG GCGCTGGTGGCCGAGCTGCACCGGCGGGCGCTGGTGGAGTACGTGCGGCCCCTGCTCCGCGGGCGCCTGCGCTGCCGCTCGGCACGGACCCGCAGCCGCGTGGCCGGGAGGCTCCGGGAGGACGCGGCGCAGCTGCAGCGGCTGTTCCGGCGGCTG GAGTCCCAGGCTTCGTGGCTGGACGCCGTGGTGCCCCATCTGGCCGAAGTCCTGCAGCTGGAAGACACGCCCAGCatccaggtggaggtgggggtgctggtGCGGGACTACCCAGACATCAG GCGGAAGCACGTGGCGGCCCTCCTGGACATCCGTGGCCTGCACAACACAGCCGCCCGCCAGGAGATCCTGGCCGTGGCCCGGGACCTGGAACTGTCGGAGGGGGGAGCCCTGCCACCCCCTCGGGACCGCGCCTTCTTCTCCGACATCTCCGTGCCCCGCCCGCCCTTCTGCCTCGGCCTCCCTCCCTTCCCGGGCCGCCTTCCCCTCGGCCGGCTGGCCAGGCCTGGTTTGGCCTGTTTGCCCCGGCTTCGGCCTCCGTCCCCATCGCGGCCCCCCAGCCAACGCTGA